From a single Nicotiana tomentosiformis chromosome 2, ASM39032v3, whole genome shotgun sequence genomic region:
- the LOC138906236 gene encoding uncharacterized protein, producing MIWFDINLGTSKGMLVSKDLDLHTCIELLKSHSLFKGYRFIVNISERVFDSTSTFEHVNTETQQDNQDKCQQIMEIDVVEAQPITEEVLQTFNSIQVEGQSIIEIDNEHALGIQVLESAPVIEEVAEKTFTQLTRQSSNSKQKESPTTILRENASLDEIKVGSIFDKKKSIINCFSNIAIKGHFEFKVVRSSSTRYSLKCNDDRCGWCVHAFRIKDSTLFKIVKIEKNHDCSVNTMKDDQRHATSKLISGYIIDNLRDPRFEVTPAFVMAKMQKLHGLDIGYHKAWRAIQRASALIRGTPEENYELLSSYLYMIKVKNPGTYTNIKIDDNNM from the coding sequence ATGATATGGTTTGATATCAATCTGGGAACAAGCAAGGGAATGCTTGTATCCAAAGATTTAGATCTTCACACATGTATAGAGTTACTAAAAAGTCATTCACTCTTCAAGGGCTATCGTTTCATTGTTAATATTTCAGAAAGAGTTTTTGATTCTACAAGCACCTTTGAACATGTCAATACAGAAACTCAACAAGACAATCAAGACAAATGCCAACAGATAATGGAAATAGATGTGGTTGAAGCTCAACCAATAACTGAAGAGGTGCTTCAAACATTTAATTCTATTCAAGTAGAAGGACAAAGCATTATAGAGATTGACAACGAACACGCTCTGGGTATTCAAGTCTTAGAGAGTGCACCGGTAATAGAAGAAGTTGCTGAAAAAACCTTTACTCAACTAACTAGACAAAGCTCAAATTCAAAACAAAAAGAATCCCCAACTACGATATTAAGAGAAAATGCTTCGTTGGATGAAATAAAAGTGGgatcaatatttgacaaaaagaagAGTATAATTAACTGTTTTTCCAATATAGCAATTAAAGGACATTTTGAATTCAAGGTTGTTAGATCAAGCTCAACAAGATATTCGTTGAAATGCAATGATGATAGGTGTGGGTGGTGTGTGCATGCTTTCAGAATTAAAGATTCAACACTATTCAAGATAGTAAAGAttgagaaaaatcatgactgctcAGTTAACACTATGAAAGATGATCAAAGGCATGCAACTTCAAAGTTGATTAGTGGTTACATTATCGACAATCTTCGAGACCCAAGGTTTGAAGTTACACCAGCCTTTGTCATggcaaaaatgcaaaaattgcatGGACTAGACATTGGTTATCACAAGGCGTGGCGTGCTATTCAACGTGCTTCAGCTTTAATAAGAGGAACTCCTGAAGAGAATTATGAATTATTGTCTTCATACTTGTATATGATAAAAGTTAAAAATCCGGGAACGTACACTAACATAAAGATAGACGACAACAACATGTAA
- the LOC104117623 gene encoding uncharacterized protein: MLNLSKLEFVALDISGNNHLPWLLDAEIHLDAKGLGDTIKKGNEASSEDKAKAMIFLRHHLDEGLKSEYLTLKDPFQLWTSLKERYDHLKATVLPRARREWMHLRLQDYKTISEYNSAVYRIISQLKLCEEPMNDEDMLEKTLSTLHASNMVLQQQYHEKGFKKYSELISCLLVAEQHNALLMKNHEARPTGSIPFLEANLGTIDPKSEKR; this comes from the coding sequence ATGTTGAATTTGTCAAAGCTTGAATTTGTGGCACTTGACATATCTGGAAATAACCATTTGCCATGGctacttgatgctgaaattcaccttGACGCTAAAGGTCTTGGTGACACTATTAAAAAGGGAAATGAAGCATCAAGTGAGGATAAGGCGAAAGCAATGATTTTCCTTCGCCATCATCTCGATGAAGGGTTAAAAAGTGAATATTTAACCTTGAAAGATCCATTTCAATTATGGACTAGTTTGAAGGAACGATATGACCACCTAAAAGCCACGGTATTGCCAAGAGCTCGTCGTGAGTGGATGCACTTACGGCTACAAGATTATAAGACTATAAGTGAATATAATTCTGCTGTATATAGAATAATTTCCCAACTAAAATTATGTGAGGAACCTATGAATGATGAGGACATGCTGGAAAAGACTCTTTCCACTTTGCATGCCTCAAATATGGTGTTACAACAGCAATATCATGAAAAGGGCTTTAAGAAATATTCTGAGTTAATTTCATGCCTTTTGGTGGCTGAACAACATAATGCccttttaatgaaaaatcatgaagcccGCCCTACTGGATCAATTCCATTTCTAGAAGCGAATCTGGGAACGATAGATCCAAAGTctgaaaaaagataa
- the LOC104117620 gene encoding large ribosomal subunit protein uL18-like: MAFIKVQKTRAYFKRFQVKFKRRREGKTDYRARNRLINQDKNKYNTPKYRFVVRFTNKDIIAQIVSASIAGDMILASAYARELPHYGLKVGLTNYAAAYCTGLLLARRVLKKLEMDEEYEGNLDVNGEDYSVEPAESRRPFRALLDVGLIRTTTGNRVFGALKGALDGGIDIPHSEKRFAGFGKDSKQLDADVHRKYIYGGHVSAYMKTLMEDEPEKYQSHFSEYIKTGLEADDLEEMYKKVHAAIRADPSSKKSDKQPPKQHKRYNLKKLTYDERKARLIERLNALNAAAGNDDDEEDDD, from the exons ATG GCCTTCATCAAAGTCCAGAAGACGAGGGCTTACTTTAAGCGTTTTCAGGTTAAATTCAAGAGAAGGAGAG AGGGAAAGACTGACTATAGAGCCAGGAATCGGCTGATCAATCAGGACAAAAATAAGTACAACACACCAAAATACCGTTTTGTTGTCCGATTT ACTAACAAGGACATAATCGCACAAATTGTGTCTGCTAGCATTGCTGGTGACATGATTCTTGCCTCTGCCTATGCTCGTGAGTTGCCTCATTATGGACTTAAAGTCGGACTGACAAACTATGCTGCCG CATACTGTACTGGACTTCTCTTGGCAAGACGAGTTCTCAAAAAGCTTGAAATGGACGAAGAGTATGAAGGAAACCTCGAT GTCAATGGGGAGGATTATTCTGTTGAACCTGCTGAAAGCAGGAGGCCTTTCCGTGCTCTCCTGGATGTTGGCCTTATAAGAACTACTACAGGCAATCGTGTTTTTGGTGCTCTCAAG GGTGCATTGGATGGTGGGATTGATATCCCTCATAGCGAGAAGAGGTTTGCTGGATTTGGCAAGGATTCCAAGCAACTTGATGCAGATGTTCACCGCAAGTATATCTACGGTGGCCACGTTTCTGCATATATGAAA ACATTGATGGAAGATGAACCTGAGAAATACCAGTCACACTTTAGCGAGTACATCAAGACGGGTCTTGAGGCAGACGATCTCGAGGAGATGTACAAGAAGGTTCATGCTGCCATACGTGCGGATCCAAGCTCAAAGAAGTCCGACAAGCAACCTCCTAAGCAGCACAAGAG GTACAACCTTAAGAAGCTAACGTATGACGAGAGGAAAGCTAGGTTGATCGAAAGACTCAATGCTTTGAATGCTGCTGCTGGAAATGATGATGACGAGGAAGACGATGATTAG
- the LOC104117621 gene encoding mediator of RNA polymerase II transcription subunit 19a-like translates to MDPDSKTFGRGPRELTGAVDLITHFKLLAHHEFFCKKPLSLSISDTHYLHNVVGDTEIRKGEGMQLDQLIQDTSSSKESNSCIQSFDLDVLREAFQLRETAPIDLPPSEKGIPTAAGKSKSESKDKEKKHKKHKDRDKEKDKEHKKHKHRHKDRSKDKDKEKKKDKTGHHDSGADHSKKHHEKKRKHDGEEDVNNVHKHKRNKHKSSKIDEIGAIRVAG, encoded by the exons ATGGATCCAGACAGCAAGACGTTTGGAAGAG GGCCAAGAGAACTTACAGGTGCTGTGGATCTTATCACTCACTTCAAGTTGTTGGCTCATCACGAGTTCTTCTGCAAGAAGCCTCTTTCATTGTCAATTTCAGATACTCATTATCTTCACAATGTGGTGGGAGACACAGAAATTAGGAAAGGGGAAGGAATGCAGTTGGATCAGCTTATACAGGATACTTCGTCTTCAAAAGAGTCAAATTCATGCATCCAATCATTCGACTTAGATGTTCTTAGAGAAGCTTTTCAACTACGTGAAACAGCTCCAATTGATCTGCCTCCT TCTGAGAAAGGGATTCCCACTGCAGCTGGAAAGTCTAAAAGTGAGTCGAAAGACAAGGAGAAGAAGCATAAAAAGCACAAGGATAGAGACAAGGAGAAGGACAAAGAGCATAAGAAGCACAAACACCGTCATAAAGATCGAAGTAAAGACAAggataaagagaaaaagaaagataaaACTGGGCATCATGATTCTGGCGCTGACCATTCAAAGAAACATCACGAAAAG AAAAGGAAGCATGATGGTGAGGAGGATGTTAATAATGTTCACAAACACAAGAGAAACAAG CACAAGAGCTCAAAGATTGATGAAATTGGTGCTATAAGGGTTGCAGGCTGA